Proteins encoded together in one Streptomyces rubradiris window:
- a CDS encoding right-handed parallel beta-helix repeat-containing protein: MFILPIRRITSVLAPCVIAGLLTPAAVATAEDAMPGTYYVDCSRASAGTGTSASPLNSLPAVNARVLGPGDRVLFRRGTTCTGQLYLHTSGTAGAPITVGAYGAGDARPRIDAHGNLAAVWLKNASYVHVTDLELSAPGDNTTARRGVWLQAVDSGDLNGVTLERLDIHDVRGVLPSATGGAAGNGKYAGASGGIVVEALGSTTPSAFHGLTIRDNTVRSVDRAGIYLWSNWCRRPDLATFWNNYCTAAWHPHTGLLIENNTLSDVGGDGLVVKSSSDVLVQHNTLDGFNMRAGSVNAGMWTANSDYVTFQYNRSSGGNTTRDGQGYDVDHSTNHVTFQYNVSSHNDGGFFLLCPYGADVPGNVKDFTIRYNLSVDDRARTFQVCGGGLRGGRIHNNTIQLPEVPAGTAHHVVLESATKDGALDVGFRNNIVRTGGTAGTVDWVLDDSSFVVDHNLLYGVPAPARATATLSTAPLLTAPGPGTDDPADYRLGAGSPARGAGTPVTDNGGRDFFGNAIGTPPGIGFHDH, encoded by the coding sequence GTGTTCATCCTCCCGATACGCCGCATCACCTCCGTACTCGCACCCTGTGTAATCGCGGGGCTCCTCACGCCGGCCGCGGTGGCGACCGCCGAGGACGCCATGCCCGGCACCTACTACGTCGACTGTTCGCGCGCTTCGGCCGGTACCGGCACCAGCGCCTCGCCCCTCAATTCCCTGCCCGCCGTCAACGCCCGCGTCCTCGGCCCCGGCGACCGCGTGCTGTTCCGGCGGGGAACCACCTGCACGGGGCAGCTGTATCTGCACACCTCCGGGACCGCCGGCGCACCGATCACCGTCGGCGCGTACGGCGCCGGCGACGCCAGGCCCCGGATCGACGCACACGGCAACCTCGCCGCCGTATGGCTGAAGAACGCTTCGTACGTCCACGTCACCGACCTGGAACTGAGTGCCCCGGGCGACAACACCACCGCCCGGCGCGGCGTGTGGCTTCAGGCCGTGGACTCGGGTGACCTGAACGGCGTCACACTGGAGCGGCTCGACATCCACGACGTGCGCGGTGTGCTGCCCTCCGCCACCGGCGGCGCGGCGGGCAACGGCAAGTACGCGGGGGCCTCCGGCGGCATCGTCGTAGAAGCCCTCGGCAGCACGACGCCGTCGGCCTTCCACGGGCTGACCATCCGGGACAACACCGTGCGCTCCGTCGACCGGGCCGGGATCTACTTGTGGTCCAACTGGTGCCGCCGCCCCGACCTCGCCACCTTCTGGAACAACTACTGCACCGCCGCCTGGCACCCGCACACCGGGCTGCTCATCGAGAACAACACCCTGTCCGACGTGGGCGGAGACGGGCTGGTCGTCAAGAGCAGCAGTGACGTCCTGGTCCAGCACAACACCCTGGACGGCTTCAACATGCGCGCCGGGTCGGTCAACGCGGGCATGTGGACGGCCAACAGCGACTACGTCACCTTCCAGTACAACCGTTCCTCAGGCGGCAACACCACCCGGGACGGGCAGGGTTACGACGTCGACCACTCCACGAACCACGTGACGTTCCAGTACAACGTCTCCTCCCACAACGACGGCGGGTTCTTCCTGCTGTGCCCCTACGGCGCGGACGTCCCCGGCAACGTGAAGGACTTCACGATCCGCTACAACCTGTCGGTCGACGACCGCGCCCGTACCTTCCAGGTGTGCGGCGGCGGTCTGCGGGGCGGCCGGATCCACAACAACACGATCCAGCTGCCGGAGGTTCCCGCGGGCACCGCGCACCACGTCGTCCTGGAGAGCGCCACCAAGGACGGCGCACTGGACGTGGGATTCCGCAACAACATCGTCAGGACCGGTGGCACGGCCGGAACCGTGGACTGGGTCCTGGACGACTCCTCCTTCGTCGTCGACCACAACCTGTTGTACGGCGTCCCGGCTCCCGCCCGGGCCACCGCGACGCTGAGCACCGCGCCGTTGCTCACGGCCCCCGGGCCCGGCACCGACGACCCCGCCGACTACCGGTTGGGTGCGGGCTCCCCCGCTCGCGGTGCGGGCACCCCGGTCACCGACAACGGCGGCCGGGACTTCTTCGGCAACGCGATCGGCACGCCGCCGGGCATCGGCTTCCACGACCACTGA
- a CDS encoding MFS transporter — translation MTSTSQEHDAAPAPPSAQPGVRAAFTRVWTPRLVAFGEFIDGYDLLVMGAALLFLKPAFALTSFEVGWLGAIAFIGTAVGLVVFGDLSDRFGRKVIFVVNLVFFVVASVASAFVTEVWQLMIARFLIGVAVGMDIPTSHAFLAEIAPKARRGRVAGSLPNLMWLGGAMTSVVIALALRPLTGQDTWRWLFGLAAVPALGVLIARQFLPESPRWLKAQGRHEDAKAVFEALGVEEPGTAVAHGTRSYRDLFTRRAAIRLAAVTCFFALQSFGGAVATVAGPLVIESTGIGTGNSLYFSLAGFAVGFVAVALGATVIDRINRRALGIRACLGVFAAGVVLGLFGGRSSVVLLIAYVAYSFLTWFGPGVLAWVWSSEAFPTQVRGLGSGIAQAVTRLMIALNVVLVPTLLDRFGLRTIVLYACSYLVCALIVALSPFLATSGRELEEIHAQRPVKT, via the coding sequence ATGACCAGCACCAGCCAGGAGCACGACGCCGCGCCCGCGCCGCCGTCGGCCCAGCCGGGTGTCAGAGCCGCGTTCACCCGTGTCTGGACGCCCCGGCTCGTCGCCTTCGGCGAGTTCATCGACGGATACGACCTTCTCGTCATGGGCGCCGCGCTGCTGTTCCTCAAGCCGGCCTTCGCACTGACCTCCTTCGAAGTGGGCTGGCTCGGGGCGATCGCCTTCATCGGCACCGCGGTCGGCCTGGTCGTCTTCGGTGATCTGTCCGACCGCTTCGGCCGGAAGGTCATCTTCGTCGTCAACCTGGTCTTCTTCGTGGTGGCCTCGGTGGCCTCCGCGTTCGTCACCGAGGTCTGGCAGCTGATGATCGCCCGCTTCCTCATCGGCGTCGCGGTCGGCATGGACATACCCACCTCGCACGCCTTCCTCGCCGAGATCGCCCCGAAGGCCCGGCGCGGCAGGGTGGCCGGCAGCCTGCCCAACCTGATGTGGCTCGGTGGTGCCATGACCAGCGTCGTCATCGCCCTGGCCCTGCGCCCCCTGACCGGACAGGACACCTGGCGCTGGCTGTTCGGCCTGGCAGCCGTGCCCGCCCTCGGCGTACTGATCGCCCGTCAGTTCCTGCCCGAGTCGCCGCGCTGGCTCAAGGCCCAGGGCCGCCACGAGGACGCTAAGGCAGTGTTCGAGGCCCTCGGTGTCGAGGAGCCCGGCACCGCGGTCGCGCACGGCACACGCAGCTACCGTGACCTGTTCACCAGGCGCGCCGCCATCCGGCTCGCCGCTGTCACGTGCTTCTTCGCCCTCCAGTCCTTCGGCGGCGCGGTCGCCACCGTCGCCGGTCCCCTCGTCATCGAGTCCACCGGCATCGGCACCGGGAACTCCCTGTACTTCTCCCTCGCCGGGTTCGCCGTCGGCTTCGTCGCCGTCGCGCTCGGCGCCACGGTCATCGACCGGATCAACCGCCGCGCCCTCGGCATCCGGGCCTGCCTCGGCGTGTTCGCCGCCGGTGTCGTCCTCGGCCTGTTCGGCGGCCGGAGCTCCGTGGTCCTGCTGATCGCCTACGTCGCCTACTCCTTCCTCACCTGGTTCGGGCCCGGCGTGCTCGCCTGGGTGTGGAGTTCGGAGGCGTTCCCCACGCAGGTGCGCGGCCTCGGTTCGGGCATCGCCCAGGCCGTCACGCGTCTGATGATCGCGCTGAACGTCGTTCTGGTGCCCACCCTCCTCGACCGGTTCGGGCTGCGCACCATCGTCCTGTACGCCTGCTCCTACCTGGTCTGCGCCCTCATCGTGGCGCTCTCCCCGTTCCTCGCCACCAGCGGTCGCGAGCTGGAGGAGATCCACGCGCAGCGGCCCGTGAAAACCTGA
- a CDS encoding ROK family transcriptional regulator, whose translation MTEHPRSGAPRDLRRANTAAALRAVLDEGPIPRADLAARLGLAQGTISRIVGPVVAAGVLRELPARSGGGGRPRVPLDLDPAARLTIGLHIGRQRTSAGLVDLRGTVQAWSTHERGPAAPADLLPGAAGLVRRLLAEAGGTPVLGIGAAAGGWVDPERGTVIDNEALGWRNVPLGTLLTQATGLPVRVDSGARAHATAEVWFGSARTAGCSVHLFTGNVIDAAVAIGRRVHVGARSAAGNVAHLPVTTPLDSSAPDDLRAACACGRRGVLQAVATDRAVLASAARQGLLPGGTEGTGDGLARLAALAEAGDEGADGLLRARARHIGGAVAHLVDLLDPDLVVLSGGVLAVAAHLSEVRRAAAARLGPSWDPAHVQPTALGPHSLAAASAALLLRAYYDDPLSFEDFG comes from the coding sequence GTGACCGAGCACCCGCGCTCCGGCGCTCCCCGGGACCTGCGGCGGGCCAACACCGCCGCGGCGCTGAGGGCCGTACTGGACGAAGGGCCGATCCCGCGCGCCGACCTCGCCGCGCGGCTCGGCCTGGCACAGGGCACCATCAGCCGGATCGTGGGCCCTGTCGTCGCCGCGGGCGTCCTGCGCGAGCTGCCCGCCCGGAGCGGCGGCGGCGGACGTCCCCGGGTGCCGCTCGATCTCGACCCCGCCGCCCGGCTCACCATCGGCCTGCACATCGGCCGTCAGCGCACCAGTGCCGGACTGGTCGACCTGCGCGGCACCGTACAGGCATGGTCCACGCATGAACGGGGTCCCGCCGCCCCCGCCGACCTGCTCCCGGGCGCCGCCGGCCTGGTGCGCCGGCTGCTGGCCGAGGCGGGCGGCACACCGGTGCTGGGCATCGGCGCGGCTGCCGGAGGCTGGGTCGATCCGGAGCGCGGCACGGTCATCGACAACGAGGCGCTCGGATGGCGGAACGTTCCCCTGGGGACGCTCCTCACCCAGGCCACCGGACTGCCCGTACGCGTCGACTCCGGCGCGCGCGCCCACGCCACCGCCGAGGTCTGGTTCGGCAGCGCCCGTACCGCCGGCTGCTCGGTACACCTGTTCACCGGCAACGTCATCGACGCCGCCGTCGCCATCGGCCGGCGGGTCCATGTGGGCGCCCGGTCCGCCGCCGGGAACGTGGCGCATCTTCCGGTCACGACGCCCCTGGACTCCTCGGCCCCGGACGACCTCCGTGCCGCCTGCGCCTGCGGACGGCGCGGTGTGCTGCAGGCGGTGGCGACCGACCGCGCGGTCCTCGCCTCGGCCGCCCGCCAGGGGCTGCTGCCCGGCGGCACGGAAGGCACCGGTGACGGGCTGGCACGCCTGGCCGCGCTGGCCGAAGCGGGCGACGAGGGCGCCGACGGCCTGCTGCGCGCCCGCGCCCGGCACATCGGCGGCGCCGTCGCCCACCTCGTGGACCTGCTCGACCCCGACCTGGTGGTGCTGTCCGGCGGTGTACTGGCCGTCGCCGCTCACCTGTCGGAGGTACGACGGGCCGCCGCGGCCCGCCTGGGCCCCTCCTGGGACCCCGCGCACGTGCAGCCGACCGCCCTCGGCCCGCACAGCCTGGCCGCCGCCTCGGCCGCGCTGCTGCTGCGCGCCTACTACGACGACCCGCTGTCCTTCGAGGACTTCGGCTGA
- a CDS encoding enolase C-terminal domain-like protein: protein MTSEPTVTPAAVTEAASSAVPPAPAARPSPAGRGTWSERATGSERVTAVRLHTVAVTRRTTWLLAEVRGSDGTTGWGELSDLPGGDPAAPLSELATGITGTTWGRAVTWLDTHGQRWADAPAGATARLARRTVLGGLATAVADAAARRAALPLGHWIRRAAAPPPAPAGPPDRAAPPPSPACAAPPAGAPRVALYANINRAMTTRTPQAAARLAARAVAAGFRAVKCAPFDGLPAGDRLGAGLEIARAVRDAVGTEVDVLLDAHHLVTVADMLSRSEEFAALRPGWLEDAAPLDDVTGLRRLRDALGVPLAGGEFTGREQQVLPALRGGVLDVLLPDVKHAGGPLPALRLARLAQRYGADVSFHNPSGPVATAAAAHLTLLAGSALPLEVMFGERNGPAGWGTPPHLLVDGAYVLPSGPGLGLAPLPAPRDLSADGGVTP from the coding sequence GTGACCTCAGAACCGACCGTGACACCGGCCGCCGTGACCGAGGCGGCGTCATCCGCGGTGCCGCCGGCCCCTGCCGCACGGCCTTCCCCGGCCGGGCGCGGCACGTGGAGTGAGCGCGCCACCGGCAGCGAGCGCGTCACCGCGGTCCGGCTGCACACCGTTGCCGTCACCCGGCGCACCACCTGGCTGCTGGCCGAAGTGCGGGGCAGCGACGGCACCACCGGCTGGGGCGAACTGTCCGACCTGCCGGGCGGAGATCCGGCCGCCCCGCTGTCCGAGCTCGCCACCGGGATCACCGGCACGACCTGGGGGCGGGCCGTCACATGGCTGGACACGCACGGGCAGCGCTGGGCCGACGCACCGGCCGGTGCCACGGCCCGCCTCGCCCGGCGCACCGTACTGGGCGGCCTGGCCACCGCGGTCGCGGACGCCGCCGCACGCCGGGCGGCCCTGCCGCTGGGCCACTGGATCCGGCGGGCGGCCGCACCCCCGCCGGCCCCGGCAGGACCACCGGACCGGGCCGCCCCGCCCCCGTCACCCGCATGCGCCGCCCCGCCGGCCGGAGCACCCCGGGTGGCCCTGTACGCCAACATCAACCGGGCCATGACCACCCGCACCCCGCAAGCCGCGGCACGGCTCGCCGCCCGTGCGGTCGCCGCGGGCTTCCGCGCCGTCAAGTGTGCGCCGTTCGACGGCCTGCCGGCGGGTGACCGGCTCGGCGCGGGACTGGAGATCGCGCGTGCCGTCCGCGACGCCGTAGGCACCGAGGTGGATGTCCTGCTCGACGCCCACCATCTGGTGACGGTCGCCGACATGCTCAGCCGGTCCGAGGAGTTCGCGGCGCTGCGACCGGGCTGGCTGGAGGACGCGGCCCCGCTGGACGACGTCACCGGACTGCGGCGCCTGCGGGACGCACTCGGTGTCCCCCTGGCGGGCGGCGAGTTCACCGGGCGGGAACAGCAGGTGCTGCCGGCGCTGCGCGGCGGGGTCCTCGATGTCCTCCTGCCCGACGTCAAGCACGCCGGCGGGCCCCTGCCCGCCCTGCGGCTGGCCCGCCTCGCGCAGCGGTACGGAGCGGACGTCTCCTTCCACAACCCCAGTGGCCCCGTCGCCACGGCCGCCGCCGCCCATCTCACGCTGCTCGCCGGGAGCGCTCTGCCCCTGGAGGTGATGTTCGGCGAGCGGAACGGCCCCGCGGGCTGGGGCACGCCCCCGCACCTCCTCGTGGACGGCGCGTACGTGCTGCCGTCCGGCCCCGGTCTCGGCCTGGCCCCCCTCCCCGCTCCACGGGATCTGTCGGCCGACGGGGGTGTGACGCCGTGA
- a CDS encoding SDR family NAD(P)-dependent oxidoreductase, with protein MTTRPPAETAHRPPDTPGDGNAPGAPGPGGTPPHPRASSAELAGVSAVVLGAAGGIGSACAVRLAACGAQVVAVDRDTAVRDLPGVAAVVGDATDPSLLARAYDTCAARPAVLVHALLAEARAPLSELAPQQWREVLDLGLVSAWQWGAELVRRCAGPASIVLIGSVHAHGAAPGMAPYAVAKAGLTALARAAATEWGPAGVRCNVLEPGFVAVDRNAHRWRDPAERRRVLAAYPLGRLCVPEEIAEVAAFLAGPRSSYVNGVAVPVDGGALAVLPETNIP; from the coding sequence GTGACCACCCGCCCCCCGGCCGAGACCGCCCACCGTCCACCGGACACCCCCGGTGACGGGAACGCACCCGGTGCTCCCGGCCCCGGCGGGACGCCGCCCCACCCCCGCGCCTCGTCCGCGGAGCTCGCCGGGGTCTCCGCTGTCGTGCTCGGTGCGGCGGGCGGGATCGGCAGTGCCTGTGCCGTGCGCCTGGCCGCCTGCGGAGCCCAGGTCGTCGCCGTCGACCGGGATACGGCGGTACGCGACCTGCCGGGCGTGGCAGCCGTGGTGGGCGATGCCACCGACCCGTCGCTGCTCGCCCGCGCCTACGACACCTGCGCCGCCCGCCCTGCCGTGCTCGTCCACGCCCTGCTGGCCGAGGCCCGTGCCCCGCTGTCCGAACTCGCCCCGCAGCAGTGGCGTGAGGTCCTGGACCTGGGTCTGGTGTCGGCCTGGCAGTGGGGCGCGGAACTGGTGCGCCGGTGCGCCGGTCCGGCGTCCATCGTCCTCATCGGCTCCGTGCACGCCCACGGAGCCGCCCCCGGCATGGCCCCGTACGCGGTGGCCAAGGCGGGCCTGACCGCGCTGGCGCGCGCGGCGGCGACCGAGTGGGGCCCGGCGGGCGTGCGCTGCAACGTGCTGGAACCCGGATTCGTCGCCGTCGACCGCAACGCGCACCGCTGGCGGGACCCGGCCGAACGCCGGCGCGTCCTCGCCGCCTATCCGCTCGGCCGGCTGTGCGTGCCGGAGGAGATCGCCGAGGTCGCGGCCTTCCTGGCCGGGCCGCGTTCCTCGTACGTCAACGGAGTGGCCGTGCCCGTCGACGGAGGCGCGCTCGCCGTCCTGCCCGAGACCAACATCCCCTGA
- a CDS encoding bifunctional 4-hydroxy-2-oxoglutarate aldolase/2-dehydro-3-deoxy-phosphogluconate aldolase, giving the protein MTDPAPSPAPGWDPPAVDAPRGKNRPEPSPADAALLHSLARQGLIAILRARRPAPLVPVVLTLLEAGVRCVEITLPTPGALEALRELTGYRAGELPPGTLLGVGTVTDPGDVARAAAAGARFTVGPVYEPAVVDASRAAGLGSLPGCLTPTEAFAAWRRGASAVKLFPAEALGPRAVRALTAPLPDIPLVPTGGIGLDALPRYLAAGALACGVGSPLLGDALDGGPLTELRGRAERFVRLATRATTEDAAV; this is encoded by the coding sequence ATGACCGATCCGGCCCCCTCCCCCGCCCCCGGCTGGGACCCGCCCGCCGTGGACGCGCCCCGCGGGAAGAACCGTCCCGAGCCGAGCCCCGCCGACGCGGCCCTGCTCCACTCCCTGGCCCGCCAGGGCCTGATCGCGATCCTGCGCGCCCGCCGTCCGGCACCCCTGGTGCCCGTCGTGCTGACCCTGCTGGAGGCAGGAGTGCGCTGTGTGGAGATCACCCTGCCCACGCCCGGCGCGCTGGAGGCACTGCGCGAGCTGACCGGGTACCGGGCCGGCGAACTCCCGCCCGGCACCCTGCTGGGAGTGGGCACGGTCACCGACCCCGGTGACGTGGCCCGGGCTGCCGCCGCCGGTGCCCGTTTCACCGTCGGCCCGGTGTACGAGCCCGCCGTCGTCGACGCCTCCCGAGCGGCCGGGCTGGGCTCGCTGCCCGGCTGCCTCACGCCGACCGAGGCGTTCGCCGCCTGGCGGCGCGGGGCGAGCGCGGTGAAACTCTTCCCCGCCGAGGCGCTCGGTCCCCGGGCGGTACGAGCCCTCACCGCGCCCCTGCCGGACATACCCCTGGTCCCCACCGGCGGCATCGGCCTCGACGCACTGCCCCGGTACCTGGCGGCCGGGGCACTCGCCTGCGGCGTCGGCTCCCCGCTGCTCGGCGACGCTCTCGACGGCGGCCCGCTCACCGAA